One genomic segment of Alkalimarinus alittae includes these proteins:
- a CDS encoding dihydrolipoamide acetyltransferase family protein gives MKYFKLPDLGEGLPEAEIVRWHIKVGDTVKTDQLMVEVETAKAIVEIPCPQDGTIMALFGEDGDIIHTGEPLVEFQSDQADDGGTVVGKLETAETQSEDATADHFIIGAAPSSQQAHHTKTTPAVRALAKHLHVDLEQLTPAPGKQVISATDVEKAAELQQTHGEAQKLRGVRRTMAKTMALSHAQVVPVTLMDDADINGWKKDTDLTMRLVQAITQACQKSPNINAWFDGNSLSLRRLNDINIGIAVDSAEGLFVPVLNNVASRPLKDLRKGLDQMRADIKKRSIPAAQMQGATITLTNFGTIAGRYANPVVVPPQVAIIGCGVARDEVVARAGKMVIRKILPLSITFDHRAATGGEAARFMAALIDDLQRA, from the coding sequence ATGAAATACTTCAAACTCCCTGATCTTGGGGAAGGCTTACCAGAAGCAGAAATAGTCCGTTGGCATATTAAAGTGGGCGATACCGTTAAGACCGACCAACTGATGGTAGAAGTCGAGACAGCCAAAGCCATCGTAGAGATCCCTTGCCCTCAAGATGGCACCATTATGGCGCTCTTTGGCGAAGACGGCGATATCATTCACACCGGCGAACCCTTAGTTGAGTTCCAGAGCGACCAAGCAGATGATGGCGGTACGGTAGTCGGCAAGTTAGAAACGGCTGAAACACAGTCCGAAGATGCAACCGCTGACCACTTTATCATTGGCGCGGCGCCCTCAAGCCAGCAAGCCCATCACACAAAAACAACCCCAGCCGTTCGTGCGTTAGCAAAACACTTACATGTCGACCTTGAGCAACTCACTCCGGCGCCCGGAAAACAGGTCATTAGTGCCACCGATGTAGAAAAAGCCGCAGAATTACAACAAACCCACGGAGAAGCACAGAAATTAAGAGGTGTAAGGCGCACGATGGCTAAAACCATGGCGCTATCGCACGCCCAAGTGGTACCGGTTACACTGATGGATGACGCCGACATTAATGGCTGGAAAAAAGACACAGACCTGACCATGAGGCTTGTTCAAGCCATCACACAAGCTTGTCAAAAGTCCCCCAATATAAACGCATGGTTTGACGGCAATAGCTTAAGCCTAAGACGACTAAACGACATTAATATAGGCATTGCCGTTGATTCTGCTGAGGGCCTCTTTGTACCGGTGCTTAACAATGTCGCCTCACGCCCTCTCAAAGACCTACGAAAGGGGCTTGATCAAATGCGCGCAGACATTAAAAAGCGGTCTATTCCTGCAGCCCAAATGCAGGGTGCCACCATCACGTTAACTAACTTTGGTACGATTGCTGGGCGTTATGCCAACCCTGTAGTAGTGCCGCCTCAAGTTGCGATAATCGGCTGTGGGGTAGCACGGGATGAAGTCGTCGCACGCGCAGGTAAAATGGTGATTCGAAAGATACTACCGTTATCCATAACCTTCGACCACCGCGCGGCAACAGGAGGTGAGGCGGCTC
- a CDS encoding alpha-ketoacid dehydrogenase subunit beta, protein MNTKVNIRQADTADIKEAPTPVNQTMVEAINLALAHAMEEDENVVMLGEDVGANGGVFRATVDLRQEFGLKRVMDTPLAETLISGITIGMASQGLKPIAEIQFMGFIYAAMEQIVSHASRLRNRTRGRISCPMVIRAPFGGGIHAPEHHSESTEALFAHIPGIRVVVPSSPLRAYGLLLSAIRDPDPVLFLEPKRIYRAVAQPVLDDGKALPLDTCFTLREGSDLTLISWGAMIQETLQAANTLSEKGVSCEVIDVASISPLDTNTLECSAVKTGRCIIIHEAAHSGGVGAEIAAHLAEHCLLDLKAPIKRVTGFDTIMPYLRNEGYYLPSVERIVDAANEVMDF, encoded by the coding sequence ATGAATACTAAGGTAAATATACGCCAAGCAGATACTGCAGATATTAAAGAAGCGCCTACCCCCGTGAATCAAACCATGGTGGAAGCCATTAACTTGGCACTAGCGCACGCTATGGAAGAAGATGAAAACGTAGTGATGTTAGGGGAAGATGTAGGCGCCAACGGAGGTGTCTTCAGAGCCACCGTAGACCTTAGACAAGAGTTTGGCCTTAAACGAGTCATGGACACTCCTCTCGCAGAAACACTGATCAGCGGAATCACGATTGGCATGGCCAGTCAGGGCCTTAAACCTATCGCAGAAATTCAATTCATGGGGTTTATTTATGCGGCAATGGAGCAAATCGTTAGCCACGCCTCAAGACTACGCAACCGCACTCGTGGCCGTATTAGCTGCCCAATGGTGATAAGGGCTCCGTTTGGAGGCGGCATTCATGCCCCCGAGCATCATTCAGAAAGTACCGAGGCATTATTTGCCCATATCCCCGGCATTAGGGTGGTAGTACCCAGTTCGCCATTACGTGCCTATGGCCTATTACTTTCTGCCATCCGCGACCCTGACCCAGTGCTATTTTTAGAACCCAAACGCATTTACCGCGCTGTTGCACAGCCAGTATTAGATGACGGCAAAGCGCTTCCACTCGACACCTGTTTCACCTTACGTGAAGGTAGCGATCTAACGCTTATTTCATGGGGGGCGATGATTCAAGAAACCCTTCAAGCCGCCAACACATTAAGTGAAAAAGGCGTTAGTTGCGAGGTCATCGATGTTGCATCAATTAGCCCTCTGGATACGAATACCCTTGAGTGCTCTGCCGTCAAAACAGGGCGTTGTATTATCATACATGAAGCGGCTCATAGCGGAGGTGTCGGGGCTGAAATTGCAGCCCACCTTGCAGAACACTGTTTACTCGACTTGAAAGCGCCAATAAAACGCGTGACAGGGTTCGATACTATCATGCCGTACCTACGAAACGAGGGGTACTATCTGCCGAGTGTCGAACGGATTGTTGATGCCGCTAATGAAGTAATGGATTTTTGA